The Thermococcus sp. genome has a segment encoding these proteins:
- a CDS encoding methyltransferase: protein MTGHIEARHTGIYRYSRNPQNLGLLLIFLGISLAGRSPRASAHGGVCHRVP from the coding sequence CTGACGGGACACATCGAGGCTCGTCACACCGGCATATACCGCTACAGCAGGAATCCCCAGAACCTTGGGCTGTTGTTAATTTTCCTGGGGATATCGCTCGCGGGCCGCTCTCCTCGCGCTTCTGCTCACGGCGGCGTTTGCCATCGGGTTCCATAA